Proteins from a genomic interval of Ictalurus furcatus strain D&B chromosome 2, Billie_1.0, whole genome shotgun sequence:
- the gja10b gene encoding gap junction protein alpha 10 b, with amino-acid sequence MGDWNFLGSILEEVHIHSTIVGKIWLTILFIFRMLVLGVAAEDVWDDEQSEFVCNTEQPGCKNVCYDQAFPISLIRYWVLQIIFVSSPSLVYMGHALYRLRALEKERHKKKAQLKIELEGMEGIFDEHKRIEKELRKLEEQKRVRKAPLRGSLLRTYVFHILTRSVVEVGFILGQYALYGIGLAPLYKCERDPCPNIVDCFVSRPTEKNIFMNFMLGIAGVSLFLNILEIFHLGVRKIKQSIYGNVHGGDDESLFRSKKNSMVQQACVLTDCLPQKYAHMTQTSYAIVTDEQMEALPPHMTTSHPLPIPEAQTSDAPGSEHTKQPRISSQSEFQANGQLGATERLSTMDNRGHSSSSDDSGPKVSGPLKGACQLPRASLRASNIEISTSLQNSARKQSRVSACKDLSEESDSPEQYPTGRKASFMSRGLSESRLAIQLDSPVSKSDSESEAKRLAQSESPAMTPPPAGGRRMSMVRTYSQDKKVICMRCM; translated from the coding sequence ATGGGTGATTGGAACTTTTTGGGAAGCATCTTGGAGGAAGTTCACATCCATTCCACCATTGTGGGCAAAATCTGGCTGACCATCCTCTTTATCTTTCGCATGCTGGTCCTTGGAGTTGCTGCTGAGGACGTCTGGGATGATGAGCAAAGTGAGTTTGTATGTAACACGGAGCAGCCCGGGTGCAAGAATGTCTGCTATGACCAAGCTTTTCCCATCTCCCTGATCAGATACTGGGTCCTGCAGATCATCTTTGTATCCTCACCTTCTCTGGTGTACATGGGCCATGCGCTGTACCGGCTGCGTGCTCTGGAGAAGGAGAGGCATAAGAAGAAAGCCCAGCTTAAAATTGAGCTGGAGGGGATGGAAGGCATCTTTGATGAACACAAAAGGATTGAGAAGGAGCTGAGGAAACTGGAAGAACAGAAGAGAGTCAGGAAGGCCCCTCTGAGAGGTTCCTTACTGCGTACATATGTGTTTCATATTTTAACCAGGTCAGTGGTGGAAGTGGGCTTTATACTGGGTCAATATGCCCTTTACGGTATTGGACTGGCCCCACTGTACAAGTGTGAGAGAGACCCGTGTCCCAACATTGTGGACTGTTTTGTGTCCAGGCCAAcagagaaaaatattttcatgaaCTTCATGCTGGGCATTGCTGGGGTTTCCCTCTTCCTAAACATCTTGGAGATCTTTCACCTGGGAGTGAGAAAGATCAAGCAGAGCATATATGGCAATGTGCATGGTGGAGATGATGAGAGTCTTTTCAGATCAAAGAAAAACTCCATGGTGCAGCAAGCATGTGTCCTTACAGACTGCCTGCCACAGAAATATGCACACATGACCCAAACATCCTATGCCATAGTGACCGATGAGCAGATGGAAGCTTTGCCACCCCATATGACCACTAGTCACCCTCTGCCCATCCCTGAGGCACAAACCAGTGATGCTCCTGGATCTGAGCACACCAAACAGCCACGTATCTCAAGCCAGAGTGAGTTCCAGGCCAATGGTCAACTAGGGGCCACAGAGCGGCTTTCCACCATGGACAACCGTGGCCACTCTTCCAGCAGCGACGACTCCGGACCCAAGGTATCCGGCCCTCTGAAGGGTGCTTGTCAGCTACCTCGAGCGTCCCTCAGAGCCAGCAACATCGAGATCTCAACATCCCTTCAGAACTCTGCACGCAAGCAAAGTCGGGTGAGTGCATGCAAGGACCTGAGTGAGGAGAGTGATTCGCCAGAACAGTACCCCACAGGTAGGAAAGCTAGCTTCATGTCCCGAGGGCTTTCTGAAAGCAGACTGGCCATTCAACTAGACAGTCCAGTGTCCAAAAGCGACTCAGAGTCAGAGGCCAAGCGGCTAGCTCAGAGTGAAAGTCCTGCCATGACCCCTCCACCTGCCGGTGGGCGCCGCATGTCAATGGTAAGAACCTATTCTCAGGACAAAAAGGTCATCTGCATGAGGTGTATGTAA
- the casp8ap2 gene encoding CASP8-associated protein 2, with translation METSTIDELYGDLAQGHHDSVLHYDEDSVDIYSGLEDSPKKNTNKGKDGAFLSPTRAKESMDLYEELITEEREEKDATYNELKSKFVAAQNQVQDLLAKLQQMQTKNSSLHQENTLLKKNICALIKTAKMEIVRKDEEISKLSKRSSWGSFHPSAKERGQDAYNRSLARLNSPAGPIRESQDLKRDKGVAEVSQGRPLNQPGGSSSADATPSSPSVLRSCTRSNLENPLNRQSKDSHGLDSLPSTSVHDHIFVRGNRMSGSGERESTSTNSETRTRQNVCDETDSRKGAKQSGKESTSKEKDVSKTDKNRSEREPRETAKSSCGSGNGQRQQQDNPVTLRRTDRSRSPSSRPQRASSHSSTPDVSRSNADAQSRKEEFRHKQGQERQSGHTEVSSWRSEKDGSDKSHRKTEKRGTREHHRKEERRQEGMSSSERGRTRSDWIKEYEQRKTQSEERNRSDEKDCNRGERRGTRSESSKEHERQSVKDLHTTRGVSNKADKMSVDDGKDRSRADVRENRRLASPVKPHHSARNLRKDQDDKRRTSGRSEESSRGKASSGRDDSRGDTYMSSDRHSVKGRSDKDKRIGSPDQTKGLKNAPDNSRIPKISEDGSVQADSLANASGKSPMRLTSSCNGSAVPEESSPKRKLTFMETLNLTVSPIKKQTNFEQAKDPVPPSHEDTLVSNSTKDGSSFEPGEEFCVIDEVEDDSTDNSLALLTNTTTQPHDEEPQTSLEVKGKELELHKRFDGDLSETLSGKMDGTASEMQEDESITKADFLNSVACPTNFSQKCVVDKIPEVPEVLLLPERAKPVDSPSVPLTDVCVKEQDSQAPVEKDKEKRRIGAKNPNEEAQIDDKPEASVQNDTSQQEVATSVMATSTTKTCSNTDPFVSLEVVSSTVGMDNNHQSKETIAVSGMEITPGLENPDPCLDPLVEPSVETIDVNTTAREEGIPLEQASSSEPDSTENEMEIFRPSRSLVVPHDEDSMMLTLSNIKVIPEAISPLTSPVRQIKKSQQQRLGKEPHVKCLSKDLSTSATVADKDAVKMDMNKENKRPDSLVKPSVPKEQQEALSTTATEEDLEEGEIISESDGEGALVIQSPPNEKRSSLRNQPSPRSPRLQKKSQTPPAVTPSRKEQEKNTASKESPSSNKRRFKTVTVPPKANISTSAEFMNMLLFIRSELRRKYMKLHKNVTKPAFSCIAEMSQASFTEFVDSVNFSKFCSHGNEIKPLLNKIISSVMSKVSNNGIVNRIFEQRAEDLKQKLWNFVDGQFDFLFKELKAGLKGVPDLSKNKPSLKRKQSNPRAEEDLNVDSCKLQSKEPLSTTENRPHKKSKGEVEESEGQKVQEKMAYSDSLPCRGLGSSGKNIKATMEEGAKVPEVPTPNQSNQPQGVSSSEKSLQESVPAHENKTSNYTRRLSHSGSIQDRADFEILTEQQTSSLTFNLVTDSQMGDIFRCLLQGSDLLETGDNQNWPLNTPRKEGQAGESLVGIMTPSKMITPSKLITTWTSISPYKFQMPLNPALLDESCMLEVPSNALPNQPAPAVATSSSHQSFSILAEDLAVSLTIPSPLKSDGHLSFLHPASGQPLTTPSNIISAHYSEDALLDEEDATVQDIHLSLESDNSSSPSSASGNWVATNSPVFQFKPNLPMQAEVMERSNDHFIVRIRHTSPGVQEEPKQEHRETLPSAEVLSSRTSDQSLPLAGQPQVTSNEGSEAEISNKNTSDGVLAGGSLATLPKTTENQIEQANEHSDATGVPAATEPEHGLNNACQRVSRKRKKHHSGPKSKRSRREKSQDNQEKQRHKKKSKSSKDKNEKTPSKKIKTPSPQLSPNSLSAKNVIRKKGEVVVTWTREEDRDILVALKTQGASAKTFAALSSKMGKSQAQIEERFTQLMKLFKKKEKMES, from the exons ATGGAGACGAGCACCATAGATGAGCTTTATGGTGATCTTGCTCAGGGCCATCATG ATTCTGTCCTGCATTATGATGAAGACTCTGTGGATATTTACTCAGGACTTGAGGACAGTCccaagaaaaatacaaataaag GCAAGGACGGCGCTTTTCTTTCACCTACCAGGGCGAAAGAGTCGATGGATTTGTATGAGGAACTCATCACCGAAGAGCGAGAGGAGAAAGACGCTACCTATAACGAG TTGAAAAGCAAATTCGTCGCGGCACAAAACCAAGTGCAGGATTTGCTCGCGAAGTTGCAGCAGATGCAAACTAAG AACTCAAGTTTACACCAGGAGAACACTCtgctgaagaaaaacatatgtGCACTTATCAAAACTGCCAAGATGGAGATTGTTAGGAAGGATGAGGAGATAAGCAAATTAAGCAAAAG ATCGAGTTGGGGTAGTTTCCATCCGTCTGCGAAGGAAAGAGGACAAGATGCCTACAACAGGAGCTTGGCAAGGTTGAACAGCCCCGCTGGTCCTATAAGGGAGTCTCAGGATCTTAAAAGAGACAAGGGAGTAGCAGAGGTGTCTCAGGGAAGACCGTTAAATCAGCCCGGTGGTTCGTCCTCAGCGGATGCCACACCTTCATCGCCTTCGGTGCTCCGAAGTTGCACAAGAAGCAACCTTGAGAACCCTTTAAATCGGCAAAGTAAGGATAGTCATGGTTTGGATTCGCTGCCCAGCACCAGCGTACACGATCACATATTTGTCCGGGGTAATAGAATGTCTGGTAGCGGAGAAAGGGAAAGCACGAGCACAAACTCTGAGACTAGAACTAGGCAGAATGTTTGTGATGAAACGGATAGCAGGAAGGGAGCGAAACAGTCTGGGAAAGAGAGCACCTCCAAAGAGAAGGACGTATCAAAAACGGATAAAAACAGGTCCGAAAGAGAACCGAGAGAGACTGCAAAAAGCAGTTGTGGATCAGGAAACGGTCAGCGGCAACAGCAAGACAATCCCGTAACGCTCAGGAGAACCGACCGCTCGAGGAGTCCTTCCTCTCGTCCGCAGCGCGCCTCCTCCCACTCATCCACCCCCGATGTGTCTAGATCGAACGCAGACGCGCAGAGCAGGAAAGAAGAATTCCGGCATAAGCAAGGACAGGAAAGGCAGAGCGGACATACGGAGGTGTCCAGCTGGAGAAGCGAAAAGGACGGCTCGGACAAGTCGCaccgaaagacagagaaaagggGGACGAGGGAGCATCACAGAAAAGAGGAGCGGAGGCAAGAGGGTATGAGCAGTTCCGAAAGGGGACGCACCAGAAGTGACTGGATCAAGGAGTATGAGCAGAGGAAGACTCAAAGTGAAGAAAGAAATCGATCCGATGAAAAGGATTGCAATAGAGGAGAAAGACGAGGCACGAGGTCCGAATCTAGCAAAGAACACGAGCGACAGAGTGTTAAAGATTTGCATACCACAAGGGGGGTGAGTAACAAAGCAGACAAAATGAGCGTCGACGACGGAAAGGACCGAAGCCGCGCCGACGTACGCGAAAATAGACGTCTGGCTTCGCCTGTTAAACCTCACCATAGTGCTCGAAATCTGAGAAAAGATCAAGATGACAAAAGGAGAACATCTGGCAGAAGTGAAGAGTCATCCAGGGGCAAAGCATCAAGCGGTCGTGACGATTCCAGAGGTGACACCTATATGAGTTCTGACAGACATAGTGTCAAAGGGAGGAGCGATAAAGACAAGCGAATCGGCAGTCCAGACCAAACCAAAGGTTTGAAGAACGCTCCAGATAATTCAAGGATCCCCAAAATCAGTGAGGATGGGAGCGTTCAAGCGGACAGCCTCGCAAACGCGAGTGGAAAATCTCCAATGAGGTTAACCAGCAGCTGTAATGGTTCTGCCGTGCCAGAGGAGAGTAGTCCAAAGAGAAAATTAACCTTTATGGAAACTCTGAACCTGACCGTCTCGCCAATTAAAAAGCAAACCAACTTCGAGCAAGCTAAAGATCCAGTTCCTCCATCTCACGAGGACACCCTCGTAAGCAACTCGACTAAGGACGGAAGTTCGTTTGAGCCTGGAGAAGAGTTCTGCGTCATTGATGAAGTAGAGGATGACTCTACGGATAACTCCCTGGCACTCCTTACCAATACAACCACACAGCCGCATGACGAAGAACCACAAACCAGCCTGGAAGTCAAGGGAAAGGAACTTGAATTGCACAAAAGGTTTGATGGTGACCTGAGTGAAACTCTATCTGGGAAGATGGATGGTACAGCTTCAGAGATGCAGGAAGATGAATCCATTACAAAAGCAGATTTTCTGAATTCAGTTGCATGTCCCACGAACTTTTCTCAGAAATGTGTGGTAGATAAGATTCCTGAAGTTCCTGAAGTTCTTTTACTCCCTGAAAGAGCTAAACCAGTTGACAGTCCGTCTGTTCCTTTAACTGACGTTTGCGTCAAAGAACAAGATTCTCAGGCTCCTGTGGAGAAAGACAAGGAGAAGAGAAGGATCGGTGCTAAGAATCCTAATGAAGAAGCCCAAATAGATGATAAACCAGAGGCTTCGGTTCAAAATGACACATCTCAGCAGGAAGTCGCCACTTCTGTCATGGCAACCTCTACAACCAAGACTTGTTCAAATACTGACCCCTTTGTGTCTCTGGAAGTTGTTTCTAGCACCGTCGGTATGGACAATAACCACCAAAGCAAAGAAACAATAGCTGTTTCAGGCATGGAGATCACACCAGGCCTTGAGAACCCGGATCCTTGTCTAGACCCACTGGTAGAGCCAAGCGTCGAGACGATTGACGTCAACACCACAGCCCGAGAGGAGGGAATACCACTTGAACAAGCGAGCTCCTCCGAGCCAGATTCCACAGAGAACGAGATGGAGATCTTCAGGCCTTCTAGGTCTTTAGTGGTGCCTCATGATGAAGATTCCATGATGCTGACCCTGAGCAACATTAAAGTAATTCCAGAAGCCATCAGTCCTCTTACAAGTCCAGTACGCCAGATAAAGAAATCCCAGCAGCAGCGCTTAGGAAAGGAGCCACATGTCAAATGTCTCAGCAAAG ATCTCTCCACGTCAGCCACTGTGGCAGATAAGGATGCCGTCAAGATGGAcatgaacaaagaaaacaagAGACCCGATTCCTTAGTCAAGCCTAGCGTGCCGAAAGAACAGCAGGAGGCTCTTTCCACTACCGCTACTGAAGAAGACTTGGAAGAAGGGGAGATTATCAGTGAGAGTGATGGGGAAGGTGCTCTAGTCATTCAGAGTCCTCCCAACGAAAAAAGATCAAGcttgaggaatcagcccagtcCCCGATCGCCACGGTTACAGAAAAAATCTCAAACGCCACCCGCTGTTACTCCCAGCCGCAAAGAACAAGAGAAAAACACGGCTTCTAAAGAGAGTCCCTCCTCGAACAAGAGGCGTTTCAAAACCGTCACTGTTCCGCCCAAGGCGAACATTTCAACTTCTGCTGAATTTATgaacatgttgttgtttatacgGTCAGAGTTGAGACGAAAGTACATGAAACTTCATAAAAACGTCACCAAACCAGCTTTTTCCTGCATCGCTGAAATGTCTCAGGCGTCTTTCACCGAATTTGTTGACAGCGTTAACTTTAGCAAATTCTGCAGTCATGGAAATGAAATCAAACCTCTGCTCAATAAGATCATCTCTTCCGTCATGAGCAAGGTCTCGAACAACGGCATCGTGAACCGTATCTTTGAGCAACGAGCCGAAGATCTCAAACAGAAGCTGTGGAACTTTGTAGATGGCCAGTTTGATTTCCTGTTTAAGGAACTGAAAGCAGGACTTAAAGGTGTTCCAGATCTTTCCAAGAATAAACCATCTTTAAAACGTAAGCAGTCAAATCCTAGGGCAGAAGAGGATTTAAATGTGGATTCGTGCAAGCTGCAATCTAAAGAACCTTTGAGCACAACTGAAAACAGACCACATAAAAAATCCAAGGGTGAAGTCGAGGAAAGCGAGGGCCAAAAGGTGCAGGAGAAGATGGCGTATTCAGACAGTTTGCCATGTAGAGGCTTAGGTAGCAGTGGTAAAAACATAAAGGCAACCATGGAGGAGGGGGCCAAGGTACCGGAGGTACCCACACCTAACCAGTCTAATCAGCCACAAGGGGTTTCATCCTCTGAGAAATCTCTCCAAGAAAGTGTCCCCGCCCATGAGAACAAAACCTCCAACTACACCCGCCGTCTTTCTCACAGTGGATCAATACAAGACAGGGCAGACTTTGAAATTCTGACAGAGCAGCAAACGTCAAGTCTGACCTTTAATTTGGTAACTGATTCCCAAATGGGAGATATATTCAGATGCCTCTTGCAAGGGTCCGATCTGCTAGAGACTGGTGATAATCAAAACTGGCCACTCAACACCCCACGGAAAGAAGGTCAAGCCGGAGAGAGTCTCGTCGGCATCATGACACCCAGCAAAATGATAACGCCGTCGAAGCTCATCACAACATGGACATCCATTTCACCTTACAAATTTCAAATGCCATTAAATCCAGCGCTCCTTGATGAAAGCTGCATGTTGGAGGTCCCATCTAATGCTCTTCCTAACCAGCCTGCCCCTGCTGTGGCCACATCGAGTTCCCATCAGTCTTTCTCTATTTTGGCTGAAGATTTGGCCGTATCCCTTACCATTCCCTCACCCTTGAAGTCAGACGGCCACTTGAGCTTCTTGCACCCAGCTAGTGGACAGCCACTGACCACACCAAGCAACATCATCAGTGCCCACTACAGCGAGGATGCACTTCTTGACGAAGAAGATGCCACCGTGCAAGATATTCATCTGTCTCTCGAATCGGACAACTCCAGTAGTCCGTCAAGTGCCAGTGGAAATTGGGTAGCTACAAATTCACCAGTATTCCAGTTCAAACCAAACTTGCCTATGCAGGCAGAGGTAATGGAGAGGTCCAATGATCACTTTATAGTTCGGATCAGACATACTTCTCCTGGGGTACAAGAGGAACCCAAACAGGAACACAGAGAAACGCTGCCATCCGCAGAGGTTTTGTCCTCGCGTACATCGGATCAGAGTCTACCCTTGGCAGGTCAGCCTCAGGTCACCTCAAATGAAGGAAGCGAAGCTGAAATATCAAACAAGAACACCTCAGATGGTGTGCTTGCAGGAGGCAGTCTAGCCACCTTGCCCAAAACCACCGAGAACCAGATCGAGCAAGCTAACGAACATTCTGATGCCACTGGAGTCCCTGCTGCCACAGAACCTGAGCATGGGCTGAACAACGCATGCCAAAGGGTGTCCAGGAAGCGTAAAAAGCATCATTCGGGGCCAAAATCAAAACGTTCTAGAAGAGAGAAATCACAAGACAATCAAGAAAAGCAAAGGCACAAAAAGAAGTCAAAATCGTCCAAGGATAAAAATGAGAAGACTCCATCAAAGAAGATCAAGACTCCATCTCCTCAGTTGTCTCCGAACAGTCTCTCTGCAAAGAACGTCATCAGGAAAAAAGGAGAAGTGGTGGTGACCTGGACCAG gGAGGAAGACCGAGATATTCTTGTTGCACTCAAAACACAAGGAGCTTCTGCTAAAACATTTGCTGCTCTGTCATCCAAGATGGGAAAGTCACAAGCACag ATTGAAGAGCGGTTCACCCAGCTCATGAAACTGTttaagaagaaggagaaaatggAGAGCTGA